In a single window of the Acyrthosiphon pisum isolate AL4f chromosome X, pea_aphid_22Mar2018_4r6ur, whole genome shotgun sequence genome:
- the LOC100573744 gene encoding poly(rC)-binding protein 3-like produces MSTVVKTENEHLSSNGTSLFNKYDGIDFTIRILLNSREVGNVIGIRGETVKNIRSQSGARVLISNGSTPERIVIISGNTIAICRATELIGLKVEEFSERLNGNWIGPKTPLTLKLIVPASQCGFIIGKNGSKIREIRDSSRAAILVGSNMLPNSTERLVSITGTTGTISHCVYLVCNVLLDSPPPNCESIAYHPCKEISVFETCTVIKDLGTEHNIPLTNLAALGSGTATNGGINPAALTALAGSQLRASNRLNNNVSGQQYDKNSNSDIDTTTISVPDDLIGCIIGRRGSKIAKIRQISGATVHIFRSQGTIENREKVDRRITITGNKESVSVAKYLIEMSVELQKANLGEVNLSTLPDNGSITTSSTPTVAQLFAKLDPVNIISSLYAYIAIFGAEKSPPIQTTGVHRPKNDLKRKRSTSNEKTKEKRNKSARY; encoded by the exons ATGTCTACTGTGGTAAAAACAGAAAATGAACATTTGAGTTCCAATGGGACTAGTCTATTCAATAAATACGACGGTATCGATTTTACCATACGGATTCTACTTAATAGCCGA gaaGTTGGAAATGTGATTGGTATAAGAGGTGaaactgtaaaaaatatcaGAAGCCAG tctgGTGCTAGAGTATTAATCTCTAATGGTTCAACTCCTGAAcgtattgttataatttctGGAAATACAATTGCAATTTGTAGAGCTACTGAACTTATTGGACTAAAAGTTGAAGaa ttttctgaGAGACTAAATGGCAATTGGATTGGCCCTAAAACACCTTTGACTCTTAAACTAATTGTGCCAGCATCTCAATGTGGTTTCATAATTGGCAAAAATGGAAGTAAAATAAGGGAAATTAGAGATTCAAGTAGAGCTGCCATACTAGTAGGATCAAATATGTTACCCAATTCAACTGAACGTCTAGTTTCAATTACTGGCACTACAGGCACAATATCTCATTGTGTTTATCTAGTATGCAATGTACTATTAGAT tcGCCACCACCGAACTGTGAATCAATCGCTTACCATCCATGTAAAGAAATTTCAGTATTTGAAACTTGTACAGTTATTAAAGAT cttGGAACAGAACACAATATTCCTTTGACTAATCTTGCAGCTCTTGGGTCAGGAACTGCAACAAATGGAGGTATCAATCCAGCTG ctTTGACTGCATTAGCTGGAAGTCAGTTGAGAGCAAGTAATCGTCTAAACAATAATGTCAGTGGAcaacaatatgataaaaattctaattcaGACATTGATACAACAACGATAAGTGTACCTGATGATCTAATTGGATGTATCATTGGTAGAAGAGGAAGTAAAATTGCAAAAATTCG acaaATAAGTGGTGCTACAGTACATATATTTCGATCTCAAGGAACTATTGAAAATAGGGAGAAAGTAGATCGACGTATTACAATTACAGGAAACAAAGAATCTGTTTCAGTTGCCAAGTACTTAATTGAAATGAG CGTGGAATTGCAAAAAGCCAATCTTGGGGAAGTTAATTTATCCACTCTTCCTGACAATGGTTCCATCACAACTTCGTCCACTCCAACTGTGGCTCAACTATTTGCCAAGCTGGACCCCGTTAATATCATATCCTCCTTATATGCATATATAGCCATATTTGGTGCTGAAAAATCCCCTCCAATACAGACCACAGGTGTCCATCGCccgaaaaatgatttaaaaagaaaacgcAGTACTTCAAATGAAAAAACCAAAGAGAAAAGGAACAAGTCAGCTCGTTACTAA
- the LOC103309592 gene encoding protein ALP1-like, producing MVHGHYHCLTSELQLTNSEQYQNFIRMSASTFEELVCLVGPKIKRFPSRPDIISVGEILTATLRYLASGESMMLITYGFRIGKATVSKLILQCCEVLWDTLNQKVLVVPDTFKWAQLAVDFERIWQVPNCIGSIDGKHIIHQAFANSGSEHYNYKGSHSFILLAMCDANYNFTLVDIGAAGRCSDGGVFSSSEMGKGFIHNDLNFPADKEIHENSGPIPYYALGDEAFPLLSNLMRPYPGRGKRKLPLKESIFNYRLSRGRRTIENTFGLMASKWRIFRKLIIAGHKTVNAITKAAVVLHNFVKLSENNAGVRYYSGTLDTKQSNQWEPQGALEPVHRLGTNTYTADAKAIRDKLKDYFSAEGATLFQYERLINL from the exons ATGGTACACGGGCATTATCATTGTTTAACTAGTGAACTTCAATTGACAAATTCTGAACAGTACCAAAACTTTATTAGAATGTCTGCCAGCACATTTGAAGAGTTGGTGTGTCTAGTTGGACCCAAAATAAAGCGTTTCCCAAGTCGGCCTGATATAATATCAGTTGGAGAAATCCTAACTGCAACATTGCG ATATCTTGCGTCTGGTGAATCAATGATGTTGATTACGTACGGTTTTCGTATAGGAAAAGCTAccgtatcaaaattaattttacaatgttgtgAAGTTTTATGGGATACATTAAACCAAAAA GTATTAGTTGTACCAGATACATTTAAATGGGCTCAATTAGCTGTTGACTTCGAGAGAATATGGCAAGTGCCAAATTGTATTGGCAGCATTGatggtaaacatattatacaccag gcaTTTGCTAACAGTGGATCTGAGCACTATAACTACAAAGGGTCCCATAGTTTTATACTGTTGGCAATGTGTGAcgccaattataattttacgttAGTCGATATTGGCGCAGCTGGGAGATGCAGCGATGGTGGAGTTTTTTCAAGCTCTGAAATGGGCAAGGGTTTCATAcacaatgatttaaattttccagCTGATAAAGAAATACATGAAAACAGTGGTCCAATTCCATATTATGCGCTAGGGGATGAAGCGTTTCCATTACTTTCAAACCTTATGCGCCCTTATCCAGGAAGAGGTAAACGAAAACTACCATTAAAGGaatccatttttaattatag GCTTTCCAGAGGTAGACGGACTATAGAAAACACTTTTGGGTTAATGGCCTCAAAATGGCGGATTTTTAGAAAACTGATAATTGCTGGACATAAAACTGTTAATGCAATTACAAAAGCTGCTGTTGTACTGCATAACTTTGTAAAACTGTCTGAAAACAATGctg GTGTACGGTATTATAGTGGAACTTTGGACACCAAACAAAGCAATCAGTGGGAACCACAGGGAGCTTTAGAACCAGTCCACCGATTAGGAACTAATACATACACAGCAGACGCTAAAGCAATAAGAGACAAACTTAAAGACTATTTTTCAGCTGAAGGTGCGACTTTATTCCAATATgaaagattaattaatttataa